The following are encoded in a window of Rubrobacter naiadicus genomic DNA:
- a CDS encoding MurR/RpiR family transcriptional regulator has protein sequence MEERIPGEHTAVARSRLSKLSALFSQRRLTPAQRRIARYIMDHPKEATFLSSSELAMRVGVSQPSVVRLSAALGFSGYTEFQEELRKIALSEDVENREENKFQAAATAEISNLYALREFLRNEKVIREVGERLSRSRPLVVLGLRASAPVAGYFAYFASKVHPEVVLLTTGGSTAMDRLAHASQAGASWMLCFLMPRHPRETLEIMLYAKRLGMSMATVTDRAPESIVSVSDMILPAEVGTRLVFDSQAAAMVLAGALLEAVSDAAPRRSQKRLEDFERRAAEFKWFVTE, from the coding sequence ATGGAGGAGCGCATACCGGGTGAGCATACTGCCGTGGCAAGATCTCGGCTCAGCAAGCTGTCGGCTCTATTCAGCCAACGCAGGTTAACGCCGGCGCAACGTCGTATAGCGCGTTATATCATGGACCATCCGAAAGAGGCTACTTTCCTTTCTAGTTCCGAGCTGGCAATGCGGGTGGGGGTGAGTCAACCTTCCGTCGTGCGGCTCTCGGCGGCGCTCGGATTCAGTGGTTATACAGAGTTTCAAGAAGAGCTACGAAAGATAGCATTGAGCGAAGACGTTGAGAATAGAGAAGAGAATAAGTTTCAGGCCGCTGCTACGGCTGAGATCTCCAACCTGTATGCTCTCAGAGAATTTTTGCGAAACGAGAAGGTGATTCGCGAGGTAGGGGAAAGACTTTCTAGATCCCGGCCTCTCGTAGTGCTTGGATTGCGGGCTTCGGCGCCGGTAGCCGGCTATTTCGCATATTTCGCGTCCAAGGTCCATCCCGAGGTGGTGCTTTTGACGACCGGCGGAAGCACGGCCATGGACCGTCTTGCTCACGCCAGCCAGGCGGGGGCCAGTTGGATGCTTTGTTTCCTGATGCCCCGGCATCCTAGAGAGACCCTTGAGATCATGCTGTACGCCAAGAGGTTGGGTATGAGCATGGCGACCGTAACGGATAGAGCTCCTGAGTCCATAGTCAGCGTGAGCGACATGATTCTGCCGGCGGAAGTTGGTACGAGGCTCGTCTTCGACTCACAGGCTGCAGCGATGGTGCTTGCAGGAGCACTGCTGGAAGCAGTGTCCGATGCGGCTCCACGCCGTTCTCAAAAGCGCCTGGAAGATTTCGAGCGGAGGGCGGCCGAGTTTAAGTGGTTTGTAACCGAGTAG
- a CDS encoding purine-cytosine permease family protein, whose translation MNIERRSIEHIPSSERHGRANSLFTVWFSANMQVTAVATGIIAISLGLNLTWAIITIIVGNLIGAIFMAYHSAQGPKLGLPQMIQSRAQFGMFGAVLPLILVILMYIGFFSSSAVLGGQAIAGLLHIPIAPGIIICNALTLVLAVFGYDMVHRYDRVVAYIFAVIFAIVTIKLIGSLPEHYAAHGITAGNILLAISIPATWQITYAPYVADYSRYLPEDTSISSTFWWTYLGSVIGTSWMMIMGAMAGTIALKEISANTSGYLSHLLGASFSWLILIVIALGIFAVNVMNLYGSFMSLTTTLTSFVNLRVAGRTLRIIISSVAAAIGSAIAIWGQGNFLGLFEEFILLLAFFLIPWTAINLVDFYFVKHGSYSIPELFKKNGIYKAINWKTIAVYILTIVIQVPFMNSALYTGPLSKYMGGADISWLVGIILAGGLYYLVADRTVPDITQNPTDPGLERAEGTM comes from the coding sequence ATGAACATAGAGCGAAGAAGCATCGAGCACATACCGAGCAGCGAGCGCCATGGGCGGGCGAATTCTCTGTTCACGGTATGGTTTTCGGCCAACATGCAGGTGACCGCCGTGGCGACCGGCATCATTGCCATATCGCTCGGTCTCAACCTCACCTGGGCAATCATCACCATCATCGTCGGGAACCTCATAGGGGCCATATTCATGGCCTACCATTCGGCGCAGGGACCCAAGCTGGGGCTTCCACAGATGATCCAAAGCCGGGCACAGTTTGGGATGTTCGGGGCCGTTCTGCCTTTGATACTCGTTATCCTGATGTACATAGGGTTCTTCTCCAGCAGCGCGGTCCTCGGTGGCCAGGCGATAGCGGGGCTGCTCCACATCCCCATCGCGCCCGGCATAATAATCTGCAACGCGCTCACCCTCGTTCTGGCCGTCTTCGGCTACGACATGGTGCATCGTTACGACCGAGTGGTTGCCTATATATTCGCGGTAATATTCGCGATCGTGACGATCAAACTCATCGGTTCCCTGCCGGAACATTACGCAGCACACGGCATAACGGCCGGCAACATCCTGCTGGCGATATCCATCCCGGCCACCTGGCAGATCACCTACGCACCGTACGTAGCCGACTACTCGAGGTATCTTCCGGAAGACACCTCGATAAGCAGCACCTTCTGGTGGACGTATCTGGGATCGGTGATAGGCACCTCCTGGATGATGATCATGGGGGCGATGGCCGGGACGATCGCGCTCAAGGAGATCTCAGCCAACACTTCGGGATATTTGAGTCACTTGTTGGGGGCTTCCTTCTCCTGGCTGATCCTCATAGTCATAGCTCTAGGCATATTCGCAGTGAACGTGATGAACCTCTACGGGTCGTTCATGTCGCTTACCACCACGCTAACATCCTTTGTGAACCTGAGGGTTGCCGGCAGAACCCTGCGAATCATCATCTCCTCGGTAGCCGCAGCCATTGGGAGCGCCATAGCGATCTGGGGTCAGGGCAACTTCCTTGGCCTCTTCGAGGAGTTCATCCTCCTCCTGGCGTTCTTCCTTATCCCCTGGACGGCGATCAACCTCGTGGACTTCTACTTCGTCAAGCACGGCTCGTATTCGATACCCGAACTTTTCAAGAAAAACGGCATATACAAGGCGATCAACTGGAAGACTATCGCCGTCTATATCCTGACCATAGTCATCCAGGTGCCGTTCATGAACTCTGCGCTCTATACGGGTCCTCTGTCCAAATACATGGGGGGTGCGGACATCTCCTGGTTGGTGGGGATCATCCTGGCCGGTGGTCTTTACTACCTGGTGGCCGACAGGACGGTGCCGGATATCACTCAAAACCCAACAGATCCCGGTCTCGAACGGGCCGAAGGGACCATGTAA
- a CDS encoding hydantoinase/carbamoylase family amidase, whose amino-acid sequence MDLERFRKRIQQLFELARGSSGANRPAYSLAEAEAMRLVASWLEEASLQARLDRFGNLWGLPEAEGPFVTSGSHVDTVPDGGRFDGALGTLLAIEATEELRGPFGVLICAAEEAPRFGAGTLGSRSLAGKLSEADLAEMLDAKGVSAHEARAAFLQKLSDIPRLEDRNVLGRLRAHAEVHIEQRRHLANLGAQLGVATVVAGPVRYELRFSGATGHSGELPPQERRDALCAAAEAVLLAERLSKESSSTIVTAGRIEVHPNSLTAVPGEVALGVDLRSTDITERDEVTQRLLRGAEDAASRRGVGLYCKKLSYAEPKIMDRDVVDAVEASCREAGVKFARVPSFAGHDAQHLAELAPTALLFVPSTNGVSHAPEEEVAWKDVESCFEVLIKLLPKLLRYKTG is encoded by the coding sequence GTGGACCTGGAACGCTTCCGGAAGCGGATACAGCAGCTGTTTGAGCTTGCCAGGGGATCTTCGGGAGCGAACAGACCAGCCTACTCTCTGGCCGAAGCCGAGGCCATGCGCCTGGTAGCGAGCTGGTTGGAAGAAGCTTCCCTGCAGGCGAGGCTCGATCGTTTCGGCAACCTTTGGGGATTACCCGAAGCCGAAGGCCCGTTCGTGACCAGCGGCTCACACGTAGATACCGTTCCAGATGGCGGCAGGTTCGACGGCGCCCTGGGCACGCTGCTCGCCATCGAGGCAACGGAGGAGCTCAGAGGCCCCTTCGGGGTGCTGATCTGTGCGGCCGAGGAGGCACCCCGGTTCGGCGCTGGAACCCTGGGTTCTCGTTCGCTGGCCGGCAAGCTCTCGGAGGCGGATCTGGCCGAAATGCTGGATGCGAAGGGGGTGAGCGCCCATGAGGCAAGGGCCGCCTTTCTGCAGAAACTCTCCGACATCCCACGTCTGGAGGACAGGAACGTGCTCGGGAGGCTCAGAGCACACGCCGAGGTTCACATAGAGCAGCGTCGCCATCTGGCCAACCTTGGTGCACAGCTGGGTGTGGCAACCGTGGTGGCCGGTCCGGTGCGCTACGAGCTCCGCTTCTCCGGCGCCACCGGGCACTCTGGAGAGCTGCCTCCTCAGGAGCGCAGAGACGCCCTGTGCGCGGCCGCCGAAGCCGTTCTGCTCGCCGAGCGTCTCTCGAAGGAGTCTTCCTCGACCATCGTCACCGCCGGCAGGATAGAGGTACACCCCAACTCTCTGACGGCCGTGCCGGGAGAGGTGGCGTTGGGGGTGGACCTGCGCTCCACCGATATCACGGAGAGGGATGAAGTGACACAGCGGCTGCTTCGTGGCGCGGAAGACGCCGCGTCCCGTCGCGGGGTTGGGTTGTATTGTAAGAAGTTATCCTATGCCGAACCAAAGATTATGGATCGGGACGTGGTGGACGCGGTTGAGGCGTCGTGCCGGGAGGCCGGGGTGAAGTTCGCCCGGGTGCCAAGCTTCGCCGGTCATGACGCCCAGCACCTGGCGGAGCTCGCACCGACCGCCCTTCTCTTCGTACCCTCGACCAACGGCGTGAGCCACGCTCCCGAAGAGGAGGTGGCCTGGAAAGACGTGGAGAGCTGCTTCGAGGTCCTGATCAAGCTGTTGCCGAAACTTCTTCGGTACAAGACGGGCTAG
- the hutU gene encoding urocanate hydratase, whose amino-acid sequence MSQRTKFVRAPRGSELSCKGWPQEAAMRMLMNNLDPEVAERPEDLVVYGGSGKAARNRDCLRAIIATLQELRDDETLLVQSGKPVGVLKTHEWAPRVLIANANLVGEWASWEEFRRLERLGLTMYGQMTAGSWIYIGTQGILQGTYETFAAVARKRFGGSLEGTVSLTAGLGGMGGAQPLAITMNGGVAICVECDPSRIERRVEHGYLDVKADDLDHALRLADEARHERRPLSIGVLGNASELIPEVLRRGFEVDVVTDQTSAHDPLRYLPAGVPFEEWEEERRRDPEGLVERARESMARHVEAMVGFLDAGAEVFDYGNSIREEARRAGYERAFDFPGFVPAYIRPLFCEGKGPFRWVALSGEAQDIMKTDRAVLELFPENESLSRWIRMAEEKVRFQGLPARICWLGYGERHLAGLRFNEMVERGELSAPIVIGRDHLDAGSVASPYRETEGMRDGSDAIADWPLLNAMANVASGAAWVSIHDGGGVGIGRSIHAGQVTVADGTRLGAQKLERVLTNDPATGVIRHADAGYERAVEVADERGVRLPMREQP is encoded by the coding sequence ATGAGCCAGCGGACCAAATTCGTCCGGGCACCGAGAGGGTCCGAACTCTCCTGCAAGGGATGGCCGCAGGAGGCTGCGATGCGGATGCTCATGAACAACCTCGACCCCGAGGTGGCCGAGCGCCCGGAAGACCTCGTCGTCTACGGCGGGTCGGGCAAGGCCGCCCGCAACCGGGATTGCCTGCGCGCGATCATCGCCACGCTGCAGGAGCTGCGGGACGACGAGACCCTGCTCGTGCAGTCCGGGAAGCCGGTCGGGGTGCTGAAGACCCACGAGTGGGCGCCGCGGGTCCTCATCGCCAACGCCAACCTGGTCGGGGAGTGGGCGAGTTGGGAGGAGTTTCGCAGGCTGGAGCGGCTCGGGCTCACGATGTACGGCCAGATGACCGCGGGTTCCTGGATCTACATCGGCACCCAGGGCATCCTGCAGGGAACCTACGAGACCTTCGCCGCGGTGGCCCGCAAGCGCTTCGGGGGCTCCCTCGAAGGCACCGTCTCGCTTACAGCGGGCCTCGGCGGGATGGGTGGTGCCCAGCCGCTCGCGATAACGATGAACGGAGGGGTGGCGATCTGCGTCGAGTGCGACCCCTCGCGCATCGAACGGCGCGTGGAGCATGGGTACCTGGACGTCAAGGCCGACGACCTCGACCACGCCCTCCGGCTCGCCGACGAGGCGAGGCACGAGCGGCGACCGCTCTCCATAGGCGTGCTCGGGAACGCCTCCGAGTTGATCCCGGAGGTATTGCGGCGCGGGTTCGAGGTCGACGTGGTGACCGACCAGACCTCCGCGCACGACCCGCTGCGCTACCTGCCCGCAGGGGTCCCCTTCGAGGAGTGGGAGGAGGAGAGAAGGCGCGACCCTGAGGGCCTGGTGGAGCGCGCCAGGGAGTCGATGGCCCGCCACGTAGAGGCGATGGTCGGCTTTCTGGACGCGGGGGCCGAGGTCTTCGACTACGGCAACTCGATCCGCGAGGAGGCCCGTAGGGCCGGATACGAGCGGGCATTCGACTTCCCCGGCTTCGTCCCGGCCTATATAAGGCCGCTCTTCTGCGAGGGTAAGGGACCATTCCGCTGGGTCGCGCTCTCCGGTGAGGCACAGGACATAATGAAGACCGACCGGGCGGTACTGGAGCTCTTCCCCGAGAACGAATCGCTCTCGCGCTGGATACGAATGGCGGAAGAGAAGGTGCGCTTCCAGGGGCTTCCGGCGAGGATCTGCTGGCTCGGCTACGGTGAGCGGCATCTCGCCGGGCTGCGCTTCAACGAGATGGTAGAGAGAGGGGAGCTCTCGGCCCCCATCGTCATCGGACGCGACCACCTGGATGCCGGCTCGGTCGCCTCCCCCTACCGGGAAACCGAAGGGATGCGCGACGGATCGGACGCCATCGCCGACTGGCCGCTCTTGAACGCGATGGCAAACGTCGCGAGCGGCGCCGCCTGGGTCTCGATCCACGACGGAGGCGGCGTCGGGATCGGCCGCTCGATACACGCCGGGCAGGTCACCGTCGCCGACGGCACGCGCCTCGGGGCGCAGAAGCTCGAGCGGGTGCTCACCAACGACCCGGCGACCGGTGTGATCCGGCACGCCGACGCCGGCTACGAGCGTGCGGTAGAGGTGGCCGACGAGCGTGGCGTGCGCCTGCCGATGCGGGAGCAACCTTGA